One Equus asinus isolate D_3611 breed Donkey chromosome 19, EquAss-T2T_v2, whole genome shotgun sequence genomic region harbors:
- the LOC123284161 gene encoding ral guanine nucleotide dissociation stimulator-like isoform X1, which yields MTQSSGDSWKQEATSVSETAERAHQGAQERQWQQGVVPSLVTFFHSLELLDATMEDYVEGNVLNCRKWNEQFKLMEEIELLQEAANLYTMQPDEHFGAWLQAVEPLGKEERTVPTASSRFTGKTWETYPNKCVLVPAGRIRKILQLFLVTKLNFVEPLSTSR from the exons atgactcagtcctcaggagactcctggaagcag gaggcgacctccgtgtcagagactgcagagagggcccaccagggagcccaggagaggcagtggcagcag ggtgtcgtcccctccctggtgacgttcttccattccctggagctgctggacgctacaatggaggattatgtggag ggcaatgtgctcaactgtcggaaatggaatgag caattcaaactgatggaggagatcgagctgctccaggaggctgcaaatctgtacaccatgcagcccgacgagcactttggggcctggttgcAAGCCGTGGAGCCCCtaggcaaggaggagag GACTGTACCTACTGCCTCATCTCGATTTACAGGGAAAACCTGGGAAACCTACCCAAACAAGTGTGTTTTGGTTCCTGCAGGCAGAATACGGAAAATACTGCAGTTATTTTTGGTGACGAAACTCAACTTCGTGGAGCCACTTTCCACCTCAAGGtga
- the LOC123284161 gene encoding ral guanine nucleotide dissociation stimulator-like isoform X2, which translates to MTQSSGDSWKQEATSVSETAERAHQGAQERQWQQGVVPSLVTFFHSLELLDATMEDYVEGNVLNCRKWNEQFKLMEEIELLQEAANLYTMQPDEHFGAWLQAVEPLGKEESYSLSCQLEPRYHWVRKIRLFFKHKKNRSGQNTRPPTKGPVVVVDDPPETS; encoded by the exons atgactcagtcctcaggagactcctggaagcag gaggcgacctccgtgtcagagactgcagagagggcccaccagggagcccaggagaggcagtggcagcag ggtgtcgtcccctccctggtgacgttcttccattccctggagctgctggacgctacaatggaggattatgtggag ggcaatgtgctcaactgtcggaaatggaatgag caattcaaactgatggaggagatcgagctgctccaggaggctgcaaatctgtacaccatgcagcccgacgagcactttggggcctggttgcAAGCCGTGGAGCCCCtaggcaaggaggagag ctacagcctgtcctgccagctggagccccgataccactgggtcagaaagattcgactcttcttcaaacacaagaagaaccgctcagggcaga acaccaggcccccaaccaagggcccagtggtggtggtcgatgaccctcctgagaccagctga